One Holophagales bacterium genomic window, GCGAAGCGCGGGATCTTGACGACGACGTAGTCGAGCGACGGCTCGAAGCAGGCCGGCGTCTTCTTCGTGATGTCGTTCGTCAGCTCGTCGAGCCTGTAGCCGACGGCCAGGAGGGCGGCGATCTTCGCGATCGGGAACCCGGTCGCCTTCGAGGCCAGGGCCGACGAGCGCGAGACCCTCGGGTTCATCTCGATGACGATCCGCCGCCCCGTCTTCGGGTTCACGGCGAACTGGATGTTCGAGCCGCCCGTCGCCACGCCGACCGTCCGGATGACGGTCTTGGCGTCGTCGCGCATCGCCTGGTATTCGACGTCGGTGAGCGTCATCTGTGGCGCCACGGTGATCGAGTCGCCCGTGTGGACCCCCATCGGGTCGACGTTCTCGATGGAGCAGACGACGACGCAGGTGTCCGACGCGTCGCGCATCAGCTCCAGCTCGAACTCCTTCCACCCGAGGACCGACTCCTCCACCAGGACCTCGTGGACGGGCGAGAGGAGGAGGCCGCGCTTGACGATCGCCTCGAAGTCGTCGGCGTTGTAGGCGATCCCGCCGCCGGTCCCGCCGAGGGTGTAGGAGGGGCGGACGATGACCGGGAAGCCGAACGGGTGCGCGATCTCGCGGGCCTCGTCGACCGTCCGGGCCATGCCGGAGCGCAGAACGTCGACCCCCGCCTTCTGCATCGCCTCCTTGAAGAGGAGGCGGTCCTCCCCCAGCTCGACGGAGTGCGCCGAGGCGCCGAGGAGCTCCACGCCGTAGCGCGCGAGGACCCCGTTCTTGTCGAGGGCGACGGCGAGGTTCAGGGCCGTCTGCCCGCCGACCGTCGGGAGGAGGGCTTCGGGACGCTCCTTCGCGATCACCCGCTCGACGGTCGCGACGTCGAGCGGCTCGATGTAGGTCGCGTCGGCGAACTCGGGGTCCGTCATGATGGTTGCGGGATTGGAGTTGACGAGGACGACCCGGTACCCCTCCTGGCGCAGGACACGGCAGGCCTGGGTCCCCGAGTAGTCGAACTCGCACGCCTGACCGATGATGATCGGCCCCGAACCGAGGACCAGGATCGACTTCAGATCAGCTCTTTTCGGCACGCGCCGGAGTCTACGGGAACCGCCCGAGGGCGCCTTCCAGCCGTCCGGCCCCCCCGGTTCGCGAAAGGCGAAGGAAAGGCTTGACTCGGCGGCTCCCGATTCCCGATCATTTCGCCCCGGAATCCCCCTGCGCGAGCAGCCCCGGCACGTCCCGCTTCCCGGAGGTCCATGAAGCTCCCCGAGGGTCTCAGCTTCGACCACGTCCCCGAGCTCCAGACTCTCTGGGCAGAGCTGTCGGAGCTGCGCCTCGTCCTTGCCGGACTCCCCGTCCTCGTGAGCGCCGTGGACAGGGACGGGCTGTTCGCCTTCTGGAACCGGGAGTGCGAACGGGTCACGGGCTACACATCCCAGGAAGTCGTCGGAAACGCGAACGTGTTCGACCTGCTCTATCCCGACCCGCTCCAGCGGGCGCGGATGAGCGAGCTGAGGCGCAACGCCGGGCGGGGCTTCCGAAACGTCGAGACCGAGCTGACGACGAAGTACGGATCGGTGAAGACCGTCTCCTGGTCGAGCCTTTCCATGACCTATCCGGTCGACGGCTGGGACGCATGGGCCGTCGGCGTCGACAGGACGGACGCGAAGCAGAACGAGGAGGTCCTCGCCCTCCTGGCCGAGGTGAACAGCCGGCTCCTCCAGCGGGAGCCTCTCGACTCCATCCACTCCTTCATCTGCCTCCGCGTCGCCGGCATCTTCCGTTTCGCCCTCGTCTCCATCGGCCAGCGTCAGAACGACGGGACCGTCCGGATGAGCGGTATCGCCGGGCCGAACGCGCCGGGGGCGACGGCGCACGAGATCCGCTGGGACGTCCCTTCCCCCGAGGGCGGAATCACCGGAGCGGCGATCCGCACCGGGCTCGTCCAGCGCGTCGAGGCCGAACGAGACTCTTCCTTCGGAGTCGCCTGGAGGAACCGCGACGCGGGCCGGAGGATCGGCGCCTCCATCGCACTGCCGCTCACCGCCCGCGGCGCCGTCCTCGGCGCCCTGACGGTCCACGCCCGCCGTCCCGACGCGTTCGACGCCAGGACGGTCGACCTCCTGCGCCGCCTGACGCAGCAGGTGTCGCTCTCCCTCGACCACGCGGCCGGCCTGACCGAGATCGAGCTCCAGTCGCTCGCCCTCGACGGCGTGCAGCACTCGGTCGTCATCACCTCGCGCGACGGGACGATCGAGTGGGTGAATCCGGCCTTCACCGCGCTGACCGGCTTCTCGAGGGAGGAAGCGCTCGGCAGGACCCCGGCCATCCAGACGTCGGGGCTCCACCCCCGCTCCTACTTCGAGGAGCTCTGGACGTCGATCCTCGCCGGCCGGACCTGGGAAGGCGAGGTGACGAACCGCAGAAAGGACGGCACGGTCTACGTCGAGGACCAGACGATCACCCCGGTCCGGGACGGGAAGGGAGAGATCGCCCACTTCGTCGCGGTCAAGCGGGACGTCACCGAACGGAAGCGGTACGAGGAGTCGATCGTCCACCTCTCGCGGCACGACCCCCTCACCGACCTTCCGAACCGCCGCGTCGTCGAGGAGAACCTCCTCCGGCTCGTCGCCCGGGCCGAACGCGGGCTTCCGTCGTCCGTCCTCCTGATCGACCTCGACAACTTCAAGGAGGTCAACGACCGGGTCGGCCACGGGGCGGGGGACGAGGTCCTGCGCTCCTTCGCTCGGCTCTTCCTCGACGCGGTCCGGCCGGGCGACCTCGTCGGGCGGATCGGCGGAGACGAGTTCGTCGTCCTGCTCGAGGGGACCGGCGCCGAGGAGGCCAGGATCGCGGCCGAGAGGATCTGCGCGAGGGCGGCGGCCGTTTCCCTGCCGGAGCAGTACGACGGTCCGCCGATCGGCGCGAGCATCGGCGTCGCGATCGTGGCGGGGCACCACGAGCCCGCCTCCGTCCTCGCCACGGCCGACGCCGCGCTCTACGACGCGAAGGCCGAGGGGAAGGGGCGCGTCGTGGTGCGCGACAAGCCTGCCCCTCCCCGAAGCGGCACCTGGCGGAAGCTGGAGTAGGGCCCGGAGGGCCGCGGCTCCTCAGGCCGGCGCTGGCGGGCCCGGCGGCCTCGATCCGAGCACGGCTCCGGTGTAGATCCTCCCCGCGCTCGCCCCGTCCCGCCGCCAGGAGGAGAATCTGCCGCTCTCCCGGAACGTGCAGAGCCGTGGCCGGACGATCCGCTCCGCCGGGACCCCGCGCGCGAGAAGCGCCGCTTCGTTGCACGCCGCGACGTCGAGCCAGCTCCGGTCTCCGCGGCCCGGGACGACCGCCGCGGAGGGCAGGGTCCCGTCGAGCGCCAGCAGGACCTCGGGCCCCACCTCGTAGACGTCTCCCGAGATCGAAGGTCCGAAGAGCGCCCAGACGCGGTCGAGTCGCGCCCCGCGGTCCAGGAGTGCGTCGAGGGCCGCGTCCACGATGCGCGCCGCCGTTCCGCGCCAGCCGGCGTGGACTCCCGCGAGCGCGCCCGCCTCGACGTCGACGAGCACCACCGGGACGCAGTCGGCGGTCGCGATCGCGAGGACGAGACCTCGCTCGGTCGTGACGAGGGCGTCCCCGTATCCCGCGACCACGACCTCGCCCGGCCGGATACCCCGCGGCTCGACGACCGAGGCGCCGTGCACCTGCTTCAGACGCGCAATCGGCGCCCCCGGCGCGCCGAGGAGCTCCGCGAGGCGCCGCGCCCCCGCGTCCGCCTCGAGGTCGTCGGGAACGAGGGCGAGCGTCGAAAACCCGGCCGTCACCCCTTCGGGAAGCCCGGAGAAAAGCGCCCCGCCATCCTCGGGCCAGAGGAGGCCGCTCACACGAGCCACGCGACGGCGAAGACCCCGACCATCGCGAGCATCAGCGCAATCTTCGCGGCGCTTCCGAGAACGATGCCGAGCCACGTGCCGAGGCCCGCCCGGCCCGCCTGCCTCAGGTCCCTGCGGGCGAGGTACTCGCCGAGCGCCGCCCCGACGAACGGCCCCACCAGGACGCCGACGAAACCGAAGAAGAGGCCCGCGACGGTTCCGACGCCGGCGCCCACGAGGGCGAGCGGGCTCGCCCCGGCCTTCTTCGCGCCGAGCGCGGTCGCCGCGACGTCGACGGCGAACGTGAGGACCATGAGGAGCCCGATGACGACGAGCGGGAACCAGCCCACCCTCGCGAAGCGGTCGATCCAGGCCCCCAGGAAGAGTCCTCCGAAGACGAGCGGTGCGCCCGGGATCGCCGGGAGGATCGCTCCCGCGATCCCCGCCAGGACGAGGAGGAGGGCGAGGAGCCAGAGGGCGGCGTCGGGCACGGCGGGCAGGATAGCAAGCGTCTACGCTGCGCCACAGCGTTGACGCGCCGGCGCCCGGACGTATACAAGGGCTCCATGCCGACCGCAGGAGACCTCCTCGCCCAGAAGAAGTCCGGCGGAGTGATCACCGTCGCGCCGGACGCCACCGTGAAGGACGCCGCCCGCCTCATGCACGATCACCGGATCGGCTCTCTCGTCGTCGCCGACGGGGAGTCCCTCAGGGGCATCTTCACCGAGCGTGACGTCCTGTGGCGCGTCGTGGCCCAGGGGAAAGACGCCGCGTCGACCACCGTGGGGGAGGTGATGACGGCCGACGTGATCGTCGTCCGGCCCGACCGGGAGGTCGACGAGATCGAGGCGATCATGAGGGAGCACCGGATCCGCCACGTTCCCGTCGCCGCGGATCACGGCCTTCTCGGTGTCCTCTCGATCGGCGACCTCAACGCGTTCCGTGCCGACGCCGACCACCAGAAGGTCGAGTACCTGACCGAGTACATCTACGGCCGCAGCTGACATGGATCGGGGAGGCTCGCCACGAGCCTCCCCGCGGCGCCTCACGGCGCCTCCCCTCCAATGACCGGGATGGATCGGGGAGGCCCGCCACGGGCCTACGCGCGGGTCTGCGTGTGCGCGCCCGGGTCGGTCCCGCGCCGCGAGGCGCGCTCGAGGGCCTCGATGAAGGCGCCGCACGACTCGAACCGCTCCGAGGGTCTCTTCTCCAGGACCTTCAGGAGGACGTAGTCGACCGAGCGGTGGAGGACGGGGTTGATCGCGGACGGAAGCGCCGGCTCGTCGCGCAGCGTCTTCTCCATCACGACGAAGACCGAGTTCGCCTCGAACGGCGGCGCCCCCGCCAGGAGGTAGTAGGCCAGAACGCCGAGCGCGTACTGGTCGGAGCGCGGCCCGGCCTGCTCGCCCCTCACCTGCTCTGGCGACATGTAGACCGGTGTCCCGAGGACCGTCCCGGCCACCGTGAGGCTCTCGCTCCGGGCCTCCCGCGCGAGGCCGAAGTCGGCCAGGAAGAGCCGCCCCGTCTTGTCGAAGAGGACGTTCGCCGGCTTCACGTCCCGGTGGACGATCCCCTCGCCGTGCGCGTAGTCGAGGGCGGACGCGAGGGCCCGGAGCCACTCCATCGCGAGACTTCCCGGGACGCCTTCGCGGGCCCGGTCCCGAAGCGTTCCCCCGGGCAGCAGCGGCATGACGAGGAAAAGGAGGTCGTCCACCTGCCCGAAGTCGTAGATCGGGAGGATGTGCGGGTGCTCGAGCCGGGCGGACAGTTTCGCCTCGCGAAGGAAACGCGGAACGAACGACGCATCGGTCGAGACGGCGTCGAGCGACATCACCTTCACGGCGACGTGCCTCTCGAGGCCGAGGTCCAGCGCGCGCCAGACCTCCGCCATCCCGCCCGCCCCTATCCGCTCTTCCAGCCGGTACCGGCCGAGGAGCGCCCCTGTGCCCAGGACCGCCACGTGCGCCTCCCGTTCGCCTGATGAGAACGGCGCCTTGCCGAAGCTCCCGAATCCACCGAGAAGTCGAGCTGGCAGTATAGCTTCCAGCGCCCGGCCGGCACCCGGGCCGGGTTCGTCGGACTCCCTTCTCACACCCGAAATGATGCGAGCGGATCATGGAACGGCGCGCGGCCACGGCGAATCATCCGGGACGGAGGAGATCGCTCCGAAGTGCGCTACGGGTACGACTCCGGCTGCTCGAAGCCGTCCGGCGGCAGCCCGGGCGATGATGCCGTATTCGACGTGGCCGGCGCCCTCGGCCTGACGTTCGAGGAGATCGAGGAGCCCGGCGGATGCCCCGGCTCGGGCCTGACGATGAACGCCATCCCGGCGTTCGCGAGGGTGGGCCGTCTACTGGCCGTCGCGGCCCGCCAGCTTTCGGCGCGGGAGGACTCCGCGGTCCCGCCAGCCGTCGTCACACCCTGCAGCTCCTGCTACCTGAACCTCAAGCGCACGATCCACTCCCTCGCCACGC contains:
- a CDS encoding diguanylate cyclase, encoding MKLPEGLSFDHVPELQTLWAELSELRLVLAGLPVLVSAVDRDGLFAFWNRECERVTGYTSQEVVGNANVFDLLYPDPLQRARMSELRRNAGRGFRNVETELTTKYGSVKTVSWSSLSMTYPVDGWDAWAVGVDRTDAKQNEEVLALLAEVNSRLLQREPLDSIHSFICLRVAGIFRFALVSIGQRQNDGTVRMSGIAGPNAPGATAHEIRWDVPSPEGGITGAAIRTGLVQRVEAERDSSFGVAWRNRDAGRRIGASIALPLTARGAVLGALTVHARRPDAFDARTVDLLRRLTQQVSLSLDHAAGLTEIELQSLALDGVQHSVVITSRDGTIEWVNPAFTALTGFSREEALGRTPAIQTSGLHPRSYFEELWTSILAGRTWEGEVTNRRKDGTVYVEDQTITPVRDGKGEIAHFVAVKRDVTERKRYEESIVHLSRHDPLTDLPNRRVVEENLLRLVARAERGLPSSVLLIDLDNFKEVNDRVGHGAGDEVLRSFARLFLDAVRPGDLVGRIGGDEFVVLLEGTGAEEARIAAERICARAAAVSLPEQYDGPPIGASIGVAIVAGHHEPASVLATADAALYDAKAEGKGRVVVRDKPAPPRSGTWRKLE
- a CDS encoding polyphenol oxidase family protein; the protein is MSGLLWPEDGGALFSGLPEGVTAGFSTLALVPDDLEADAGARRLAELLGAPGAPIARLKQVHGASVVEPRGIRPGEVVVAGYGDALVTTERGLVLAIATADCVPVVLVDVEAGALAGVHAGWRGTAARIVDAALDALLDRGARLDRVWALFGPSISGDVYEVGPEVLLALDGTLPSAAVVPGRGDRSWLDVAACNEAALLARGVPAERIVRPRLCTFRESGRFSSWRRDGASAGRIYTGAVLGSRPPGPPAPA
- a CDS encoding DUF456 domain-containing protein yields the protein MPDAALWLLALLLVLAGIAGAILPAIPGAPLVFGGLFLGAWIDRFARVGWFPLVVIGLLMVLTFAVDVAATALGAKKAGASPLALVGAGVGTVAGLFFGFVGVLVGPFVGAALGEYLARRDLRQAGRAGLGTWLGIVLGSAAKIALMLAMVGVFAVAWLV
- a CDS encoding CBS domain-containing protein — translated: MPTAGDLLAQKKSGGVITVAPDATVKDAARLMHDHRIGSLVVADGESLRGIFTERDVLWRVVAQGKDAASTTVGEVMTADVIVVRPDREVDEIEAIMREHRIRHVPVAADHGLLGVLSIGDLNAFRADADHQKVEYLTEYIYGRS
- a CDS encoding serine/threonine protein kinase; amino-acid sequence: MAVLGTGALLGRYRLEERIGAGGMAEVWRALDLGLERHVAVKVMSLDAVSTDASFVPRFLREAKLSARLEHPHILPIYDFGQVDDLLFLVMPLLPGGTLRDRAREGVPGSLAMEWLRALASALDYAHGEGIVHRDVKPANVLFDKTGRLFLADFGLAREARSESLTVAGTVLGTPVYMSPEQVRGEQAGPRSDQYALGVLAYYLLAGAPPFEANSVFVVMEKTLRDEPALPSAINPVLHRSVDYVLLKVLEKRPSERFESCGAFIEALERASRRGTDPGAHTQTRA